A window of the Streptomyces sp. NBC_01351 genome harbors these coding sequences:
- a CDS encoding FAD-binding dehydrogenase, with the protein MTYDADVIVIGAGLAGLAATAELVDAGRKVILLDQEPEQSIGGQAHWSFGGLFFVDSPEQRRMRIKDTRDLALQDWMGTAGFDREEDLWARRWAEAYVDFAAGEKRSWLHRQGVRFFPVVGWAERGGYDANGHGNSVPRFHITWGTGPGLVEPFERRVRAGVARGLVQLKFRHRVTGLSRTAGAVDTVTGEILEPSAAVRGAASSRETAGAFSLRAQAVIVTSGGIGGNHDLVRAQWPARLGTPPARMLSGVPAHVDGLMLGIAEEAGASHINKDRMWHYTEGIENWNPIWARHGIRILPGPSSLWLDATGKRLPVPLFPGFDTLGTLDHIMKTGHDHTWFVLNQRIIGKEFGLSGSEQNPDLTGKSIRDVIDRARQAVPGPVKAFMDNGADFVVERDLSALVRGMNAVTKEDLLDEATVRDQIVARDREVANPFTKDLQVMAIHGARKYLGDKLIRTATPHRILDPKAGPLIAVRLSILTRKSLGGLQTDLSSRVLTGAGEPLPGVYAAGEAAGFGGGGVHGYRALEGTFLGGCLFSGRTAGRAAAQATA; encoded by the coding sequence ATGACGTACGACGCAGACGTGATCGTGATCGGAGCCGGGCTCGCGGGCCTCGCCGCAACCGCGGAACTCGTGGACGCGGGCCGCAAGGTCATCCTGCTCGACCAGGAGCCGGAGCAGTCCATCGGGGGCCAGGCGCACTGGTCCTTCGGCGGCCTGTTCTTCGTGGACTCGCCCGAACAGCGACGAATGCGGATCAAGGACACCCGCGACCTCGCCCTCCAGGACTGGATGGGCACCGCCGGCTTCGACCGCGAGGAGGACCTCTGGGCCCGCCGCTGGGCCGAGGCGTACGTGGACTTCGCGGCCGGCGAGAAGCGGTCGTGGCTGCACCGCCAGGGAGTCCGCTTCTTCCCCGTCGTCGGCTGGGCGGAGCGCGGCGGCTACGACGCCAACGGCCACGGCAACTCCGTCCCCCGCTTCCACATCACCTGGGGCACCGGCCCCGGCCTCGTCGAGCCCTTCGAGCGCCGGGTCCGCGCCGGGGTGGCCCGCGGCCTGGTCCAGCTGAAGTTCCGCCACCGGGTCACCGGCCTGTCCCGGACGGCGGGCGCGGTGGACACCGTGACGGGCGAGATCCTGGAGCCCTCGGCGGCCGTACGGGGCGCCGCGAGCAGCCGCGAGACCGCCGGGGCGTTCTCCCTGCGGGCCCAGGCGGTGATCGTGACCAGCGGTGGCATCGGCGGCAACCACGACCTCGTACGCGCCCAGTGGCCGGCCCGGCTCGGCACCCCGCCGGCCCGGATGCTCTCCGGGGTCCCTGCGCACGTGGACGGCCTGATGCTCGGCATCGCCGAGGAAGCCGGGGCGAGCCACATCAACAAGGACCGGATGTGGCACTACACCGAGGGCATCGAGAACTGGAACCCGATCTGGGCCAGGCACGGCATCCGCATCCTGCCCGGCCCGTCCAGCCTCTGGCTCGACGCCACGGGCAAGCGGCTGCCCGTACCGCTCTTCCCGGGCTTCGACACGCTCGGCACCCTCGACCACATCATGAAGACCGGCCACGACCACACATGGTTCGTCCTCAACCAGCGCATCATCGGCAAGGAGTTCGGCCTCTCCGGCTCCGAACAGAACCCGGACCTCACCGGCAAGTCGATCCGCGACGTCATCGACCGCGCCCGGCAGGCCGTCCCCGGCCCGGTCAAGGCCTTCATGGACAACGGCGCCGACTTCGTCGTCGAACGCGACCTGTCCGCCCTGGTGCGCGGGATGAACGCGGTCACCAAGGAGGACCTCCTCGACGAGGCCACCGTCCGCGACCAGATCGTGGCCCGCGACCGGGAGGTCGCCAACCCCTTCACCAAGGACCTCCAGGTGATGGCGATCCACGGGGCCCGCAAGTACCTCGGCGACAAGCTGATCCGCACGGCCACCCCGCACCGGATCCTGGACCCCAAGGCCGGACCGCTCATCGCCGTACGGCTCTCGATCCTGACCCGCAAGTCCCTGGGCGGCCTGCAGACCGACCTCTCCTCCCGCGTCCTGACCGGGGCCGGCGAACCACTGCCCGGCGTCTACGCGGCGGGCGAGGCGGCCGGCTTCGGCGGTGGAGGGGTACACGGCTACCGGGCCCTGGAAGGCACCTTCCTGGGCGGCTGCCTCTTCTCAGGCCGCACGGCAGGCCGCGCCGCAGCCCAAGCAACGGCCTGA
- a CDS encoding ASCH domain-containing protein has protein sequence MTNIDDLPPYELGFPGPLRDQLVAAVLSGTKTATTDLLAAYRAEGEPLPEAGQRTALVDSAECPVAVLEVTDVRVLRLGEVDLAHALAEGEGYASVAEWRASHEGFWHGAQSREFLGDPGFTVDDDTLVVMERFRVLERAGGS, from the coding sequence ATGACGAACATCGACGATCTCCCGCCGTACGAGCTGGGCTTCCCGGGGCCGCTGCGCGACCAGCTGGTCGCGGCCGTGCTGAGCGGGACGAAGACCGCCACGACGGACCTGCTGGCGGCATACCGGGCGGAGGGTGAGCCGCTGCCCGAGGCGGGGCAGCGGACGGCCTTGGTGGACTCCGCCGAGTGTCCTGTGGCCGTCCTGGAGGTAACGGACGTACGGGTGCTGAGGCTCGGCGAAGTGGACCTGGCGCACGCGCTGGCGGAGGGTGAGGGGTACGCGTCGGTGGCCGAATGGCGCGCCTCGCACGAGGGGTTCTGGCACGGGGCGCAGTCGCGCGAGTTTCTCGGCGATCCGGGGTTCACGGTCGACGACGACACGCTCGTGGTGATGGAACGTTTCCGCGTGCTGGAGCGGGCCGGCGGGAGCTGA